Proteins from a single region of Streptobacillus ratti:
- the kduI gene encoding 5-dehydro-4-deoxy-D-glucuronate isomerase, translating into MKLDVRYSVHPRDMKKYDTRELRENFLIEEVFVEDMVNLIYSHDDRMITGGVKPVNKEVVLGEVKALGTEFFLQRREIGLINVGGKGKVIIDGMTYEMNKKDGLYIGMGNKELIFTSDNKENPAKYYIVSAPAHKEYPIVKIDIDKANPVKLGALETSNERTIYKYVDPSVCQSCQLLMGMTILETGSIWNTMPAHTHDRRMETYFYFDMEENTRVFHLLGEPNETRHLVMKNEQATISPSWSIHAGAGTGSYTFIWSMAGENQNYADMDVVPMGDLK; encoded by the coding sequence ATGAAATTAGATGTTAGATATTCAGTACATCCAAGAGATATGAAAAAATATGATACTAGGGAATTAAGAGAAAACTTTTTAATAGAAGAAGTATTTGTTGAAGATATGGTAAATTTAATTTATTCACATGATGATAGAATGATTACAGGTGGAGTAAAACCAGTGAATAAAGAAGTTGTTTTAGGAGAAGTTAAGGCATTAGGAACAGAGTTCTTTTTACAAAGAAGAGAAATAGGTTTAATTAATGTTGGTGGTAAAGGAAAAGTTATAATAGATGGAATGACTTATGAAATGAATAAAAAAGACGGGCTATATATAGGAATGGGTAATAAGGAGCTTATATTTACTTCTGATAATAAGGAAAATCCTGCTAAATATTATATAGTTTCTGCACCAGCTCACAAAGAATACCCTATAGTTAAAATAGATATAGATAAGGCAAATCCTGTAAAACTTGGAGCATTAGAAACTTCTAATGAAAGAACTATATATAAATATGTTGATCCTTCAGTTTGTCAGTCTTGTCAGTTATTAATGGGTATGACTATACTTGAAACAGGAAGTATATGGAATACTATGCCAGCACATACACATGATAGAAGAATGGAAACATATTTTTACTTTGATATGGAAGAAAATACTAGAGTATTCCACCTTTTAGGTGAACCTAATGAAACTAGACATTTAGTAATGAAAAATGAACAAGCAACAATTTCTCCATCATGGTCTATACATGCAGGAGCAGGAACAGGAAGTTACACATTTATTTGGTCTATGGCCGGAGAAAATCAAAATTATGCCGATATGGATGTAGTTCCTATGGGCGATTTAAAATAG
- the kduD gene encoding 2-dehydro-3-deoxy-D-gluconate 5-dehydrogenase KduD — protein MNKFLTEMFSLDGKLAIVTGGNTGLGLAYSKALMEAGADLLISTFDDNVSEVVEYANKLGKKVIFVKGDLTRKEVREEIVVKAINEFGKIDILVNNAGTIRRAPLLEYSEEDWNAVMDINLNALYFLSQRVAKVMVEQGHGKIVNIASMLSFQGGKFVPPYTASKHGVMGLTRAFANELAEKNIQINAIAPGYIKTANTQPIRDDVKRNQEILNRIPAGRWGETEDLMGAVVFLSSKASDYINGHVLAVDGAWLSR, from the coding sequence TTGAATAAATTTTTAACTGAAATGTTTTCACTAGATGGAAAATTAGCAATAGTTACTGGTGGAAATACAGGACTTGGATTAGCTTATTCAAAGGCTTTAATGGAAGCAGGAGCAGATTTATTGATATCTACTTTTGATGATAATGTAAGTGAAGTTGTGGAATATGCTAATAAATTAGGGAAAAAAGTAATATTTGTAAAAGGAGATTTAACTAGAAAAGAAGTTAGGGAAGAAATAGTAGTAAAAGCTATTAATGAGTTTGGGAAAATAGATATACTTGTTAATAATGCAGGAACTATAAGACGTGCTCCACTTTTGGAATATAGTGAAGAAGACTGGAATGCAGTAATGGATATTAATTTAAATGCTCTATACTTCTTATCTCAAAGAGTAGCAAAAGTTATGGTAGAGCAAGGTCATGGAAAAATAGTTAATATAGCATCAATGCTTTCATTCCAAGGAGGAAAATTTGTTCCACCATATACAGCAAGTAAACATGGTGTAATGGGACTTACAAGAGCATTTGCAAATGAACTTGCAGAAAAAAATATACAAATTAATGCAATTGCACCAGGGTATATTAAAACAGCAAACACACAACCTATAAGAGATGATGTTAAAAGAAATCAAGAAATTTTAAATAGGATACCAGCAGGTAGATGGGGAGAAACAGAAGATTTAATGGGTGCTGTAGTATTTTTATCATCTAAAGCATCAGACTATATTAATGGACATGTACTAGCAGTAGATGGTGCATGGTTATCAAGATAA